From a region of the Listeria monocytogenes ATCC 19117 genome:
- the mgtA gene encoding magnesium-translocating P-type ATPase, producing MKKLHVKKQGNNLLKESQLDRNKILEKLGVMETGLTNVEVTERLAEFGPNQTVEEKKVSNLRLFIRAFNDPFIYILIMLMVISYLTDDMEATIIMALMILASGILGFVQTSRAERASYALKNIVKNKVNVIRNDEMIVVAQDEIVPGDLIEVSAGDIIPADARVISATDLLINQSALTGESIPSEKFVEDKRANPDLFERENLLFMGTDVLSGHGKAVVLRTGSATFFGSLSIAATERRGDTSFDKGVKSISKLLFYFMVVMVPIVFMINGLMKGEWLEAFLYAVAIAVGLTPEMLPMIVSTNLAKGAINMSSKKVIMKELSAIQNIGAMDILCTDKTGTLTEDKLELVKYIDSAGETSESVLNMAYLNSYFQTGWKNVLDHAVIAKLDESTASGWTKVGEIPFNFDRRRLSVVVENNTETKMITKGAVEEMLTVCTHKEFGGTISTLTELEKSELQEMCAEMNRSGIRVIAVAYKTGKAGESFTKKDEEQMIIAGLLGFRDPVKASTKEAITQLFKNQINVKVLTGDNEIVTKRICEEVGIPANGFLLGGDIEDLSDEELTRELRKYHIFAKLTPMQKSRIIDLLKKAGHTVGFLGDGINDAPALRKADVGISVDTAADITKDASSVILLEKSLTVLNDAVMEGRNVFGNILKYLKMTASSNFGNVFSVLVASAFIPILPMLSLHLLLQNLLYDFSQLTLPWDKMDRSFLKKPHQWEQKGMLRFILCIGPVSSIFDIATFLIMWFVFSANTVAEQALFHSGWFVVGLLTQTLVVHMIRTEKIPFIQSRAAAPVMIATLIVMALGIVIPFTGFGHSIGFVSLPGSYFPWLILILVGYMATMQLVKTLYIRKFREWI from the coding sequence ATGAAAAAACTACATGTAAAAAAGCAAGGTAACAATTTGCTCAAAGAGTCACAATTGGATAGAAATAAGATTTTAGAAAAATTAGGTGTAATGGAAACAGGACTAACGAACGTCGAAGTTACAGAAAGACTAGCAGAATTTGGTCCTAATCAAACAGTGGAAGAAAAGAAAGTGTCCAATTTACGGTTATTTATCCGAGCGTTTAATGATCCTTTTATCTATATTTTAATCATGTTAATGGTGATTTCATATTTAACAGATGATATGGAAGCGACAATAATTATGGCCTTAATGATCTTAGCTAGTGGAATTCTTGGATTTGTTCAAACGAGTAGAGCAGAGCGGGCTAGCTACGCGCTAAAAAATATAGTGAAAAATAAAGTGAACGTTATTCGAAACGATGAAATGATTGTAGTAGCACAAGATGAAATTGTGCCCGGAGATTTAATCGAAGTTTCAGCGGGGGATATTATTCCAGCAGATGCACGCGTTATTTCGGCAACGGATTTATTAATTAATCAGTCAGCACTTACAGGCGAATCAATTCCTTCTGAAAAATTTGTGGAAGACAAACGCGCTAATCCGGACCTTTTTGAACGGGAAAACTTATTATTTATGGGGACAGATGTGTTAAGTGGGCACGGCAAGGCGGTTGTTTTACGAACAGGAAGCGCGACATTTTTCGGCTCGTTGTCAATCGCAGCTACAGAACGTCGTGGCGACACTAGCTTTGATAAAGGCGTTAAGTCAATCTCGAAATTACTCTTTTATTTTATGGTCGTAATGGTTCCGATTGTATTTATGATTAACGGTCTTATGAAAGGCGAGTGGTTAGAAGCATTTCTTTATGCGGTAGCAATTGCGGTTGGGCTCACTCCTGAGATGCTACCGATGATTGTCAGCACGAACTTGGCAAAAGGCGCCATCAATATGTCGTCGAAAAAAGTAATTATGAAAGAACTTAGTGCAATTCAAAATATCGGCGCGATGGATATTTTATGTACGGATAAAACAGGCACGCTCACAGAAGATAAACTAGAACTTGTAAAATACATTGATAGTGCTGGTGAAACTTCTGAAAGTGTTCTAAATATGGCTTATTTAAACAGCTACTTCCAAACGGGCTGGAAAAACGTTTTAGATCATGCTGTTATTGCCAAATTGGATGAAAGTACTGCATCAGGATGGACAAAAGTTGGCGAAATTCCGTTTAATTTTGATCGGCGTCGTCTGAGTGTGGTAGTGGAAAATAATACAGAGACAAAGATGATTACAAAAGGCGCGGTAGAAGAAATGCTCACAGTATGCACTCATAAGGAATTTGGTGGCACAATTTCTACACTAACTGAATTAGAAAAGAGCGAACTTCAAGAAATGTGTGCAGAAATGAATCGCTCAGGAATTCGAGTAATTGCAGTAGCGTATAAAACTGGAAAGGCTGGTGAATCATTTACTAAAAAAGATGAAGAACAGATGATTATTGCGGGACTCCTAGGTTTCCGTGATCCAGTAAAAGCATCGACGAAAGAAGCCATTACACAGTTATTTAAAAACCAAATTAACGTGAAGGTTTTGACTGGAGATAACGAAATTGTTACGAAACGGATTTGTGAGGAAGTAGGTATACCAGCGAATGGATTTTTACTTGGCGGAGATATTGAAGACTTATCTGATGAAGAACTCACGCGCGAATTACGGAAATACCACATTTTTGCTAAATTAACCCCAATGCAAAAATCGCGTATCATTGATTTGCTGAAAAAAGCAGGACATACTGTTGGCTTCCTTGGAGACGGAATTAATGACGCGCCAGCACTTAGGAAAGCGGATGTTGGTATCTCTGTTGATACAGCAGCAGACATTACAAAAGATGCAAGCTCAGTAATTTTGCTGGAGAAAAGCTTAACAGTTTTAAATGATGCGGTTATGGAAGGGCGTAACGTATTTGGTAATATTTTAAAATACTTGAAAATGACAGCTAGTTCCAATTTTGGTAATGTGTTTAGTGTTTTGGTCGCAAGTGCATTTATTCCCATTTTACCAATGCTATCTTTACATCTTTTGCTACAAAACTTGCTTTATGATTTCTCACAATTAACTCTCCCTTGGGATAAAATGGATCGGTCGTTTTTGAAAAAACCGCATCAATGGGAACAAAAAGGAATGTTGCGCTTTATTCTATGTATTGGCCCAGTAAGTTCGATCTTTGATATTGCGACGTTTCTAATTATGTGGTTTGTATTTAGTGCAAACACGGTAGCAGAGCAAGCTTTATTCCACAGTGGTTGGTTTGTTGTCGGCTTACTCACTCAAACTCTAGTTGTGCACATGATTCGGACAGAGAAAATACCTTTCATTCAAAGTCGGGCAGCTGCTCCGGTAATGATTGCGACACTTATTGTGATGGCATTAGGTATTGTGATTCCGTTTACCGGATTTGGTCACAGTATAGGTTTTGTGAGCTTGCCAGGTAGTTATTTCCCATGGTTAATCCTTATTCTTGTTGGTTATATGGCTACGATGCAACTAGTGAAAACTCTTTACATTCGGAAATTCCGGGAGTGGATTTAA
- a CDS encoding TetR/AcrR family transcriptional regulator, whose protein sequence is MITNESIMDATLCMMAKHGIKGSTTRQLAEAAGINEATIFKKFKSKDNLIHMTLEVQFESMKAEINQFFDKDFESAKVFLRQASQFISDIYEKYRDFMVISVREMGSKDMEFIDPSIVEYLYERVNQKVKEMVPSKNSAQEADAISLILNSVILLIMVEKVRDDIYKRPPTITTTADSLADVLLKLLK, encoded by the coding sequence ATGATTACAAACGAATCCATCATGGATGCAACGCTTTGTATGATGGCGAAACACGGCATCAAAGGCTCCACAACAAGACAATTAGCAGAAGCCGCTGGAATAAATGAAGCTACGATTTTTAAAAAATTTAAGAGTAAAGACAATCTTATTCATATGACGCTGGAAGTCCAATTTGAAAGTATGAAGGCGGAAATCAATCAATTTTTTGATAAAGATTTTGAGAGTGCCAAGGTGTTTCTACGTCAAGCGAGTCAATTTATTTCGGATATTTATGAAAAATATCGGGACTTTATGGTGATTTCTGTTCGAGAAATGGGCAGCAAAGATATGGAATTTATTGATCCATCGATTGTGGAATATTTGTATGAACGGGTTAATCAAAAAGTAAAAGAAATGGTTCCGAGTAAGAACTCTGCGCAAGAAGCAGATGCGATTTCTTTGATTTTAAATAGTGTTATTTTGCTTATTATGGTGGAAAAAGTACGCGATGATATTTATAAGCGCCCGCCAACGATTACAACAACCGCAGATTCATTAGCAGATGTTTTGTTAAAATTATTGAAATAA
- a CDS encoding 1,4-beta-N-acetylmuramoylhydrolase yields the protein MQKTRKERILEALQEEKKNKKSKKFKTGATIAGVTAIATSITVPGIEVIVSADETAPADEASKSAEANTTKETPATATPENTTEPTVEAKQTETKEQTKTAEENQAAAKQVEKAPAEPATVSNPDNATSSSTPATYNLLQKSALRSGATVQSFIQTIQASSSQIAAENDLYASVMIAQAILESAYGTSELGSAPNYNLFGIKGAYNGQSYTKQTLEDDGKGNYYTITAKFRKYPSYHQSLEDYAQVIRNGPSWNPNYYSKVWKSNTTSYKDATKALTGTYATDTAYATKLNDLISRYNLTQYDSGKTTGGNSGSTGNTGNSSNTGNTSNAKIYTVVKGDSLWRIANNHKVTVANLKAWNNLKSDFIYPGQKLKVSAGSTTSDTNTSKPSTGTSTSKPSTGTSTNAKVYTVVKGDSLWRIANNHKVTIANLKSWNNLKSDFIYPGQKLKVSAGSTSNTNTSKPSTNTNTSKPSTNTNTNAKVYTVAKGDSLWRIANNHKVTIANLKSWNNLKSDFIYPGQKLKVSAGTTTNTNTAKPSTNKPSNSTVKTYTVKKGDSLWAISRQYKTTVDNIKAWNKLTSNMIHVGQKLTIK from the coding sequence ATGCAAAAGACGAGAAAAGAACGTATTCTTGAAGCCTTACAAGAAGAAAAGAAAAACAAAAAAAGTAAAAAATTCAAAACTGGTGCAACGATTGCTGGGGTTACTGCCATCGCAACCTCTATCACTGTTCCCGGCATCGAAGTAATCGTTAGCGCAGACGAAACAGCGCCTGCTGACGAAGCATCTAAAAGCGCTGAAGCTAACACAACTAAAGAAACACCAGCAACGGCCACTCCTGAAAACACAACAGAACCAACCGTTGAAGCTAAGCAAACTGAAACAAAAGAACAAACAAAGACAGCAGAAGAAAATCAAGCTGCAGCGAAGCAAGTAGAAAAAGCTCCAGCTGAACCCGCAACAGTTAGCAATCCTGACAATGCAACAAGCTCTTCTACACCAGCTACATACAACCTATTACAAAAATCAGCACTCCGTTCGGGAGCAACTGTTCAAAGCTTTATCCAAACAATCCAAGCCTCTTCTTCCCAAATTGCAGCAGAAAATGACCTGTACGCATCTGTCATGATCGCCCAAGCCATTTTAGAAAGCGCCTATGGAACGAGCGAATTAGGCTCTGCTCCAAACTATAACCTTTTTGGAATCAAAGGAGCTTACAACGGCCAGTCTTATACAAAACAAACACTAGAAGATGATGGTAAAGGAAACTACTACACAATCACAGCTAAATTTAGAAAATATCCGTCTTATCACCAATCCTTAGAAGATTACGCACAAGTCATTCGAAATGGCCCAAGCTGGAACCCAAATTACTACTCCAAAGTTTGGAAAAGCAACACTACTTCCTACAAAGACGCAACGAAAGCCTTAACTGGAACGTACGCAACAGACACAGCCTATGCAACGAAATTAAATGACTTGATTAGCCGATATAATTTAACCCAATATGACAGTGGCAAAACAACTGGCGGAAACTCCGGAAGTACTGGTAACACTGGAAATTCTAGCAACACCGGAAACACCTCCAATGCAAAAATTTACACAGTTGTAAAAGGGGACTCACTTTGGAGAATCGCTAATAACCATAAAGTAACCGTCGCGAACCTAAAAGCTTGGAATAATCTTAAATCTGATTTCATTTACCCAGGGCAAAAACTTAAAGTAAGTGCTGGTTCCACTACATCGGATACGAATACATCGAAACCGAGCACAGGAACAAGTACATCCAAACCAAGTACAGGCACTAGCACAAACGCTAAAGTATACACAGTTGTAAAAGGTGACTCGCTTTGGAGAATCGCTAACAACCATAAAGTAACTATTGCTAACCTAAAATCCTGGAACAATCTGAAATCCGATTTCATTTATCCAGGTCAAAAACTTAAAGTAAGTGCCGGTTCTACTTCTAACACAAATACTTCTAAACCGAGCACAAACACGAATACATCCAAACCAAGCACAAATACGAACACGAACGCTAAAGTTTATACGGTAGCAAAAGGTGACTCACTTTGGAGAATCGCTAACAACCACAAAGTAACTATTGCTAACCTAAAATCCTGGAACAACTTAAAATCCGATTTCATTTACCCAGGACAAAAACTTAAAGTTAGCGCCGGAACTACTACAAACACAAATACCGCAAAACCAAGCACAAATAAACCAAGTAATTCCACAGTAAAAACATACACCGTCAAAAAAGGCGACTCTTTATGGGCCATTTCTAGACAATATAAAACAACTGTAGATAATATTAAAGCTTGGAACAAGTTAACAAGCAACATGATTCATGTTGGACAGAAATTGACGATTAAGTGA
- a CDS encoding cyclic-di-AMP receptor has translation MKLIFAIVQDQDSNRLSDALTKGNFGATKLATTGGFLKAGNTTFIIGTEDERVEDALAIIKENCKAREQMMTPSASLGVTVDTYVPYPIEVQVGGATVFVMPVESFHHF, from the coding sequence TTGAAACTGATATTTGCAATCGTCCAAGACCAAGATAGCAACCGTTTGTCTGACGCACTTACAAAAGGCAATTTCGGTGCGACCAAGTTAGCTACAACTGGTGGATTTTTAAAAGCAGGCAACACCACATTTATCATCGGTACAGAAGATGAACGTGTAGAAGATGCCCTAGCGATAATCAAGGAAAACTGTAAAGCACGCGAACAAATGATGACACCATCCGCTTCCTTAGGTGTGACGGTAGATACGTATGTGCCTTACCCAATCGAAGTACAAGTTGGCGGCGCAACCGTGTTTGTAATGCCGGTGGAAAGTTTCCATCATTTTTAA